Proteins encoded by one window of Alphaproteobacteria bacterium:
- the petA gene encoding ubiquinol-cytochrome c reductase iron-sulfur subunit — protein MAESAGNATAAGHGEGESRRDFLLLATAGFGVVGTAIAIWPFIDSMNPAADTLALSTTEVDLSPIEVGQSITVKWRGKPVFVRHRTEEEIAEAENTPMVELIDPQEDSARVEQPPWLIMVGVCTHLGCIPLGQRAGDPKGEFGGWFCPCHGSHYDTSGRIRKGPAPSNLEVPTYEFVNETTVKIG, from the coding sequence ACGCGATTTTCTGTTGTTGGCGACCGCGGGATTCGGTGTCGTCGGGACGGCGATCGCGATTTGGCCGTTCATCGACAGCATGAACCCGGCCGCCGATACCTTGGCGTTGTCGACCACCGAGGTCGACCTTTCGCCGATCGAAGTCGGCCAGTCGATTACCGTCAAATGGCGCGGCAAGCCGGTTTTCGTTCGCCACCGCACCGAAGAGGAGATTGCGGAGGCGGAAAATACGCCGATGGTCGAATTGATCGACCCGCAGGAAGACAGCGCCCGCGTCGAGCAGCCGCCTTGGCTGATCATGGTCGGCGTCTGCACCCACCTCGGCTGTATTCCGCTCGGGCAGCGCGCCGGCGATCCGAAGGGTGAGTTCGGCGGCTGGTTCTGCCCCTGCCACGGTTCGCATTACGACACCTCGGGCCGCATTCGCAAGGGCCCTGCGCCGAGCAATCTGGAAGTGCCGACCTATGAATTCGTCAACGAAACGACGGTCAAGATCGGCTGA